One Myotis daubentonii chromosome 3, mMyoDau2.1, whole genome shotgun sequence genomic window carries:
- the C3H1orf216 gene encoding UPF0500 protein C1orf216 homolog, whose protein sequence is MFAIQPGVAEGGQLLGGPPPGVCQPEFHPDSNSNFMASAKDANENWHGMPDRVEPILMRSSSELPSDNQAFQDPGLPEGELRSPPEGAEIPRAEPEKISGTGTICSPLEDNGYASSSLSIDSLSSSPEPSCGTPHSPGPSDPLLPSVAQAVQKLQAQERYKEQEKEKHHMHLVMYRRLALLQWIRGLQHQLVDQQARLQESFDTILDNRKELIRCLQHKAAPSRP, encoded by the coding sequence ATGTTCGCCATCCAGCCAGGGGTAGCTGAGGGGGGCCAGTTGCTGGGGGGCCCACCTCCTGGAGTATGTCAGCCTGAGTTTCATCCAGACAGCAACTCCAACTTCATGGCGAGTGCCAAGGACGCCAATGAGAATTGGCATGGGATGCCAGACCGAGTGGAGCCCATCCTGATGAGGAGCTCCTCCGAGTTGCCCTCTGACAACCAGGCCTTCCAGGACCCTGGACTCCCTGAGGGGGAGCTCCGCAGCCCACCAGAGGGAGCAGAGATCCCCAGAGCTGAGCCTGAGAAGATAAGTGGTACCGGCACAATCTGCTCCCCTCTGGAGGACAATGGCTATGCCAGCAGCTCCCTAAGCATTGACAGCCTTAGTAGCAGCCCTGAGCCTTCCTGTGGGACTCCTCACAGCCCTGGGCCTTCAGATCCCCTTCTGCCCTCGGTGGCCCAGGCTGTGCAGAAGCTGCAGGCTCAAGAGCGCTACAAAGAgcaggagaaggagaaacacCACATGCACTTGGTGATGTACCGCCGCCTGGCCCTGCTCCAGTGGATCCGAGGCCTGCAGCATCAGTTGGTTGACCAGCAGGCCCGCCTTCAGGAGAGCTTCGACACCATCCTAGACAACCGAAAGGAGCTTATCCGCTGTCTCCAACATAAGGCAGCACCGTCCAGGCCCTAG